A stretch of DNA from Doryrhamphus excisus isolate RoL2022-K1 chromosome 6, RoL_Dexc_1.0, whole genome shotgun sequence:
CTTCAACCTATCCAGCACTTCCTGGAGAGCAGAGTTGATCTCCTCATTGAGCCATTTATGTCTTGCTTTCATTCCCAACAAGCTGGTTATTTTCTGGATTTTGGTGGAGAGTTCTGGCAGCTCCTGCTGAGCCAGCCAGGTTCTGAGATGCTGCTCCGAGGTGGCAGACACACATTTGGACACCAGCTTGCAGAGGGAGCGGTGCAGCTCTATGAAGTGCTTACGAACTGGTGCTTGCACTTGTTTTTTTGGTGCTAATGACCTGACTTCCATGGTTTCTTGAGGAGGTGCTGCACTAGGGAACTTCAAATCATGAAGGCTGATGATATTGTAGGATGACATTTTGAGGCACTCATATGGAACAGTTCTATTGTCAGATTTGGGTTCCGGTGGTTGAGGTGGACTCGGAGGTTGAGGCTCAGTGGTGCTGACCACCTGCTCTTCGTGTGGTGTTCTCGGATTAGGTGAGCACGGAGGTTCTTCTAAAGATGAAGCTTTAGTTTCAAGTTCCACAGGTTCACATTTTTGAATGACCAACAAAGAGCTGATTTCTGAGAAAACTGGCTCTTCTGGTTCTATTTTGATTTGATTCTTTGTGGCCAGACTGAGAGAACCTTCACTTGAGTCACATGTGTCGGGTGGATTTACTTtctccactttgatattttttacttCTATCATTTCTCCAACAGGCACACCTGGACAGGCTTGAGTAGCGGGTCCTTGTGGAAGAGATTCTATTTCTTTTATGCACTCTGTGTGTTTAATTTCACTGTTTTCAGGCGACAGCTCGGTTCTCTGAGGTTCCCCGTCTGGAGGTAGCACTCCAGATTCCAGCATATGCCTTTGGTAAGGTGCCAGGCTAAACACACTGTCAATAACTGGCATTTTAAGAGACTCTGCTTCATTTCTTACATCCTCCGTTTCTACCTTGTGTCGCTTTTTATACAAGTCAGTTTCATGTAAATCCAAAGTTTCCTCTTTAATTTTGATCAACGGAAGTGCATCAGAGTGGCTTCTCTTCATGGTACCTTTAAGAACAGGGGTGGATGCATCACCGTGTTTATGTTCTGGTGCAATGACAGTATGAAGATTAGAAGAATTAGCTAAAGCTTCACGGTCGCAATCAGGGCTCTGATTGGAGTACAGAGGAAGCCACATTACTGGGGAAACTGGGAGGTCCCTGGGCTGTTTTGGGCATGTGACCTGGCTTTCACAAGATGAACAGTCCGAGACCGTGTCTATCGGTAAGCCAGAGGGGGAGCGTACAGGTTGATCCAAGTGTCGGCTGGCAAGAGAGGGAAAGAATCTTCTCATTTGAATGTGGGAAGGTGACACAAGTGGGAATCGTGTTGGACTGATTTGGTCCATTCTCAAGAAGGAATGCGGAGTGTGTGATGGTCCAACATACTGGCTGATGTTATTGGCTGCCGAGGTCATTGGGTGGTCTAAACAGTGGGCTGAGTAGGGAAGGCTATTTGAATGAAGCCCATGTGGGGCCTGCTGCCTTTTTAGGCTTCTGTTTTGACTTAAATGAAACCCAGGAAGAGCATAACATGGATAGTCAAAGCCTTGCACAAAGGGGTGATGTGCTAGTGTTTCAGGGCTATGCAAAAACAAAGGAATGTCCCCATGAAGCAACAGAGGGAATGCATAATGGTCCCGCTGGCTTGGGACTGTGTTTTCTCGCATAGGGGGGGTGTCCTCACTTTGCATCGCATCAGTATCATTATGATGTGTCCTGTTTTCTACCTCCACTTTGGCCTGCGAAGAGTAACGCGGTGGATGCTTTGTTAGATGCCCATATTTGGTCATGGGAGAACATTCTTTGTAAAGCTCTGAGGTCATATGCTCATATGTTGCATTGGAGGGGAGGATGCCTGCATAGCCCCTGGGAGATGCCTGTACATTTCGGTTCTGCTCGATGAAAGAAGCAAACATGGAGTGGGGAGACATACAGGTGTAGGGGCTGTAGTTTGGCTCTATCCTAACTGGCAAAATCCTTCCTCGGCTTGGGCTCGCTCCAATCTGGATTTGCTCATCACCGGGATCCAGTTGTAAACCTCTTGGGGTGTCTTCTTCCCTCCGCTGGATGATGGGTGATCTTCTGCTGTGGTGAACTTGAGCTTGTGTCCAACAGTGCTTCAAATCAGCATTCGCTGGCATTTGCTGGGATCTATGCTCTTCACTGTACCAATGTCCCACAGTGCAACCCAGGTCACGGCAGCAGGGGTTATGTCCATACATAGCTTTAGGAATAGCCAGGTAAACAGGGGGGCTCTGAGATAGCGGAGATGCATTCTCGCCTTGTGTTTTAGTTTTTATAACCGTCGCTGATGTTGCTGCTGTTGGACTGCTGCTTCCTGGACCTTTATTAGAGTACGCCGTGAAGCCCAGCGTGAACTGCGTGTGATGCTTTGAGGAAGAATGGCCGTCATCTGAGGAATTGCTGTCTTGTCTGCGAATGACGAGGCCTTGTCCTTGTGTCTCAGACAGATGACTAATAGGACTTCTAGCATCCAACAACGAGGAGTTTGAGTTAATGCAAGATGGCTTATACGCCGCCTCATCCTTTCCACGGGGGTTGTCGGAAAAATAGCGCCCGCCGTACTGCAGCACGGGTTTCTCAAAAAACCCTGACATATCTGATGGCTTTGACAGTCCCGGAAATATCACAGTCCCATCAACTAAAGGCATCTTGGGTCAAAACACCTCAGTCAGGGTTTGGTTACTCATCTTGTTGTAATGTTGCGCCTCcaaacctaaaaaaataaaacaattgtaaGACAAACACATTCAGCATATTTCAgaattaaaaaggaaacaaTATGCCCAGTTTTAATTATTGCTCAACCTTCTGAGCGAGACTGATGAGAGGCCGACTACGCCCTACAATCCCATTCACACCTACTGGTGATACTCCTATTAACTTACTTAATtactccaattaacctaacccaATTAACTGCCACGACACCTCATAATATAAACATCATAATAACAAGCAGCTCCCTGCAGTTACAAGATGGCCAAAAGGCAAATAACTATCTTtaggcaaataataataatcttcttTAGTGTATACATAAATTACTGATTAAACATGAGACCTACTGGTGTAGCGCAAAGCTCTGCACTTTGGGAAAAATACCTACTGACAATAGGAAAGATTAGTTTAAATACACTGAAAAAGAAGGATTTCTTTAGGTTTGCCTATATGTACACAtcgataaaatatataataaaagtattttGTTGATGTACAGCTGACGTACAGCTCCGCTGCTCCTCAAGTGTCCATTTTTTGACTGAACTGAACAGGGTGTTGTGTTTGAGGTGGCCATGCTGCTCGTAGCTGTTCGTATTTCGCCTTTTTCCATCACCACTGTGACATATTGGCTGGtctgtgttcatgtgttcaccTTGTTAATTCTCTTTAAAACTGAAATATTCTCACACTGGAGGTGTGGCATTCACGTCTGAATCCATTTcttttgtgccttcattcatcGTTGCGTTTGCTCACTTGCAGGCTGCAGCACTCATCACTAGCAGCCCCAACTCCACCCAATAGGACAAAGAGACTAAATGACTGAGAGGAGGTTTCACTCACTCCCTTCATTATGCTATataaccaacacgcccaggtgtgTAGAAACAGAGgaacagagtgaaccctcttgtcaatCTGCCTGTTTGGTAGAAAGGGAggatgaaaacaaacacacgtCAATTCACTGAGgctggaaaaaatattgtttttatttatcatgtgATTAACCGATGAATTGATTATCCTGACATGCCTAATTATTTGCCTTGGAACTGTCATAACTTTCCTTCCTAACTTTCATACCCTTTCCTCCATAGCCAACGGCTAGTAGCCATCAtgaattcatccattttctacgccgctagtcctcactagggtcatggaggtatgctggggcctatcggAGCTGACTTTGGGCCAGAGGTGGAGTACAGACGCCAgagcacatattgacaaacaaccattcacactatggacaatttatagtCTCCAATAAAcccaacatgcatttttttggaaattgaaaaatTACAGTGAATCGATGTGAGCGGGATAGACTACAGATGTCATGAGATCGAAACATCCAAAGCTTTTTATCAGTCGAATCGCTGCTAAATTAGCTTTCTAAACATGTGAAACAAACATGCCTGATACTTAAATAGGGAACATTGTAACATGTAAATGCAAGTTTATACTCTTCAGGGAACATTGTAACATGTAAATGCAAgtttcacctcgtacttcggtacgggagaaaaaattacaaaattaaaaaaaacaaaaaaaacaaaaccttaaactgtattatggaaagcaggaagtgaacaaatgtaacatttactgattgtaaaagtaccagaagaagctttgcttcttcctactccttttggacatgtggaactgtgaactgattatgtgatgcacttaattgtaatctgatgcatgttcaaatgaaataaaaccattaccaagtttATACTCTTCAGGGAACATTGTAACATGTAAAT
This window harbors:
- the c6h15orf39 gene encoding uncharacterized protein C15orf39 homolog → MPLVDGTVIFPGLSKPSDMSGFFEKPVLQYGGRYFSDNPRGKDEAAYKPSCINSNSSLLDARSPISHLSETQGQGLVIRRQDSNSSDDGHSSSKHHTQFTLGFTAYSNKGPGSSSPTAATSATVIKTKTQGENASPLSQSPPVYLAIPKAMYGHNPCCRDLGCTVGHWYSEEHRSQQMPANADLKHCWTQAQVHHSRRSPIIQRREEDTPRGLQLDPGDEQIQIGASPSRGRILPVRIEPNYSPYTCMSPHSMFASFIEQNRNVQASPRGYAGILPSNATYEHMTSELYKECSPMTKYGHLTKHPPRYSSQAKVEVENRTHHNDTDAMQSEDTPPMRENTVPSQRDHYAFPLLLHGDIPLFLHSPETLAHHPFVQGFDYPCYALPGFHLSQNRSLKRQQAPHGLHSNSLPYSAHCLDHPMTSAANNISQYVGPSHTPHSFLRMDQISPTRFPLVSPSHIQMRRFFPSLASRHLDQPVRSPSGLPIDTVSDCSSCESQVTCPKQPRDLPVSPVMWLPLYSNQSPDCDREALANSSNLHTVIAPEHKHGDASTPVLKGTMKRSHSDALPLIKIKEETLDLHETDLYKKRHKVETEDVRNEAESLKMPVIDSVFSLAPYQRHMLESGVLPPDGEPQRTELSPENSEIKHTECIKEIESLPQGPATQACPGVPVGEMIEVKNIKVEKVNPPDTCDSSEGSLSLATKNQIKIEPEEPVFSEISSLLVIQKCEPVELETKASSLEEPPCSPNPRTPHEEQVVSTTEPQPPSPPQPPEPKSDNRTVPYECLKMSSYNIISLHDLKFPSAAPPQETMEVRSLAPKKQVQAPVRKHFIELHRSLCKLVSKCVSATSEQHLRTWLAQQELPELSTKIQKITSLLGMKARHKWLNEEINSALQEVLDRLKEYIMQGRCPFPYVMRTGAVFLPMLVVKELLFPVVPGTFIDQVLQEHKVELRPTTLSEEKILIQLLKRNCSSRLRRLMSLKHLPSVYTDVLNLFYYSNVCKHLGVDPEEHLEVCEASSISSSSPSSPKSTPRRQSTAKKTKSRVKSSSRRMFLDNSWSNDEDDASPKSKELNNKKNGEASPTSSENMWTCPLTSDDDLEDSSVQTTFQAASGKGSRMVLKLKRMLGHGLKRKKARYQAVSQEEDHDTEQDTLGLLSCTQKQRKRSLLKIKYCPYLSASHSTEHRRRWVLRSAVRHAKKVMKFSYPDLVGKRISHLYEEDDGAEVWYRGQVVRVHEAHSNPLKIVFEVHYDSEPEWKYYLELLMDYRKGWIKIDEDT